One Cicer arietinum cultivar CDC Frontier isolate Library 1 chromosome 8, Cicar.CDCFrontier_v2.0, whole genome shotgun sequence DNA segment encodes these proteins:
- the LOC101509715 gene encoding uncharacterized protein — protein MKKIENSAAILYHYPCPDGVFSALAAHLYFKATSLFSPLFFPNTVYNPLRIEDLPLSEITDLYLLDFVGPPGFVQEISTKVPRVIVLDHHKTALESLSSDTSLGENVIKVIDMERSGATIAFDYFKEKLVNPDVGVVVNQPSVLGEFERARQLFKYIEDVDLWRWRLQNSKAFSSGLKDLNIEFDARINPSLFDQLLSLDLDSVISQGMVSLSHKQKLIDDCLSKSYEIALGNGAYGRCLAVNADAALSELRSELGHQLATKSQKLKLRGIGAVVYNVPELENDQKLKISLRSLDNEDTTPISQEFGGGGHRNASSFLLKSKEFTQWKV, from the exons ATGAAGAAAATTGAGAATTCAGCTGCTATACTTTATCACTACCCATGTCCTGATGGTGTTTTTTCCGCTCTCGCCGCACATCTTTACTTCAAAGCCACTTCCTTATTCTCTCCTCTCTTCTTTCCCAATACTGTATATAATCCTCTCAG AATTGAAGACCTTCCATTGAGTGAAATTACTGATCTTTATCTTCTTGATTTTGTTGGCCCACCTGGATTTGTTCAGGAAATCTCAACCAAAGTTCCAAG AGTGATTGTTTTGGACCATCACAAAACTGCACTTGAGAGCCTTAGTAGCGATACTTCACTTGGTGAGAATGTGATTAAGGTTATTGACATGGAGAGAAGTGGGGCTACTATTGCTTTTGATTACTTCAAAGAAAAACTTGTGAATCCCGATGTTGGTGTGGTGGTGAACCAACCTTCGGTGCTTGGTGAATTCGAGCGTGCGAGGCAACTTTTTAAGTACATTGAAGATGTGGACCTTTGGAGGTGGAGACTCCAAAATAGCAAAGCTTTTAGCAGCGGTTTGAAGGATTTGAACATTGAATTTGATGCCCGGATAAACCCTTCCTTGTTTGACCAG TTGCTTTCATTGGACTTGGATTCTGTTATTAGTCAAGGCATGGTGAGCTTGTCACATAAGCAAAAATTAATTGATGATTGTCTCAGCAAATCATATGAAATCGCCCTTGGGAATGGTGCATATGGTCGCTGCCTG GCTGTTAATGCAGATGCTGCTCTTTCAGAGTTAAGGAGTGAACTAGGACATCAACTAGCTACTAAAAGCCAGAAATTGAAATTGAG GGGTATTGGAGCTGTAGTATATAATGTTCCAGAGCTTGAAAATGACCAGAAGCTAAAAATAAGTCTGAGGAGTTTGGACAATGAAGATACAACTCCCATCTCTCAG GAATTTGGAGGCGGCGGACATCGAAACGCTAGCTCTTTCTTGTTAAAGTCCAAAGAATTCACACAATGGAAGGTGTGA
- the LOC101510244 gene encoding probable prolyl 4-hydroxylase 12 isoform X2, with the protein MPSLSISLLLTLFFTLSLITTSFSESRKELRNKHESVLRRLDHSVYYSNRIDPSNVVQISWQPRVFLYKGFLSDKECDYLIALARDVREKSSGNGGHSEEDDTSLDMNDDIVKRIEERLSVWTFLPKENSKPLDIMHYGLEKDRQNIDYFTNKTKLDSNGPLMATIVLYLSNSTQGGQVLFPESVPKSSSWSNCGNTSDILQPVKGNAILFFSLNLNASPDKTSFHARCPVLKGDMWSAIKFFYARPISGGKVSATPDVEECTDEDDNCSAWAALGECQRNPVYMIGSPDYYGTCRKSCNVC; encoded by the exons ATGCCCTCACTTTCCATTTCCCTTCTTCTCACCCTCTTCTTCACCCTCTCGCTTATAACCACTTCTTTCTCCGAAAG TAGGAAAGAATTAAGGAACAAACATGAAAGTGTGTTACGGCGGTTAGATCATTCTGTTTATTATTCCAACAGAATTGATCCTTCAAATGTTGTCCAAATCTCTTGGCAACCAAG GGTCTTTCTATACAAAGGATTTTTGTCAGATAAGGAGTGTGACTACCTCATTGCTTTG GCACGTGATGTAAGAGAAAAATCATCAGGAAATGGTGGCCATTCAGAGGAAGATGACACTTCATTGGATATGAAT GATGATATTGTCAAGAGGATTGAAGAAAGACTTTCAGTTTGGACATTCCTTCCTAAAG AGAACAGCAAACCTTTAGACATAATGCATTATGGGCTTGAAAAGGATAGACAGAACATAGATTATTTCACAAACAAAACCAAACTGGATTCAAATGGACCTTTGATGGCAACAATTGTTCTATATCTCTCAAATTCTACTCAAGGGGGTCAAGTTTTGTTTCCTGAATCAGTG CCTAAGAGTAGCAGTTGGTCAAATTGCGGAAATACTAGCGATATTCTCCAACCGGTAAAAGGGAATGCAATtctgtttttctctcttaaccTAAATGCATCTCCTGACAAGACTAGCTTCCATGCTAGATGCCCTGTTCTTAAAGGGGATATGTGGTCTGCAATAAAATTCTTCTATGCAAGACCTATCAGTGGAGGGAAAGTCTCAGCCACACCAGATGTTGAGGAATGTACTGATGAGGATGATAATTGTTCAGCTTGGGCTGCATTGGGAGAATGTCAACGAAATCCAGTCTACATGATTGGATCTCCTGATTATTATGGTACATGTAGGAAAAGTTGTAATGTGTGTTGA
- the LOC101510244 gene encoding probable prolyl 4-hydroxylase 12 isoform X1 — MPSLSISLLLTLFFTLSLITTSFSESSRKELRNKHESVLRRLDHSVYYSNRIDPSNVVQISWQPRVFLYKGFLSDKECDYLIALARDVREKSSGNGGHSEEDDTSLDMNDDIVKRIEERLSVWTFLPKENSKPLDIMHYGLEKDRQNIDYFTNKTKLDSNGPLMATIVLYLSNSTQGGQVLFPESVPKSSSWSNCGNTSDILQPVKGNAILFFSLNLNASPDKTSFHARCPVLKGDMWSAIKFFYARPISGGKVSATPDVEECTDEDDNCSAWAALGECQRNPVYMIGSPDYYGTCRKSCNVC, encoded by the exons ATGCCCTCACTTTCCATTTCCCTTCTTCTCACCCTCTTCTTCACCCTCTCGCTTATAACCACTTCTTTCTCCGAAAG CAGTAGGAAAGAATTAAGGAACAAACATGAAAGTGTGTTACGGCGGTTAGATCATTCTGTTTATTATTCCAACAGAATTGATCCTTCAAATGTTGTCCAAATCTCTTGGCAACCAAG GGTCTTTCTATACAAAGGATTTTTGTCAGATAAGGAGTGTGACTACCTCATTGCTTTG GCACGTGATGTAAGAGAAAAATCATCAGGAAATGGTGGCCATTCAGAGGAAGATGACACTTCATTGGATATGAAT GATGATATTGTCAAGAGGATTGAAGAAAGACTTTCAGTTTGGACATTCCTTCCTAAAG AGAACAGCAAACCTTTAGACATAATGCATTATGGGCTTGAAAAGGATAGACAGAACATAGATTATTTCACAAACAAAACCAAACTGGATTCAAATGGACCTTTGATGGCAACAATTGTTCTATATCTCTCAAATTCTACTCAAGGGGGTCAAGTTTTGTTTCCTGAATCAGTG CCTAAGAGTAGCAGTTGGTCAAATTGCGGAAATACTAGCGATATTCTCCAACCGGTAAAAGGGAATGCAATtctgtttttctctcttaaccTAAATGCATCTCCTGACAAGACTAGCTTCCATGCTAGATGCCCTGTTCTTAAAGGGGATATGTGGTCTGCAATAAAATTCTTCTATGCAAGACCTATCAGTGGAGGGAAAGTCTCAGCCACACCAGATGTTGAGGAATGTACTGATGAGGATGATAATTGTTCAGCTTGGGCTGCATTGGGAGAATGTCAACGAAATCCAGTCTACATGATTGGATCTCCTGATTATTATGGTACATGTAGGAAAAGTTGTAATGTGTGTTGA
- the LOC101509393 gene encoding organelle RRM domain-containing protein 2, mitochondrial codes for MVTLSSATSMANIVIGIASLPLPSLPSTNSNSYTLNHKIKTQKHNLYLNFSETNNTTTLFPSTLSSSSSSLRNKSSCSVLACLPSSSSSPSTKLYVSGLSFRTTEESLRNAFKNFGQLVEVNLVMDKVANRPRGFGFLRYETEEESKKAIEGMHGKFLDGRVIFVEVAKPRSKIQQRFNQNTL; via the exons ATGGTTACTCTTTCTTCTGCTACTTCTATGGCTAACATTGTTATTGGAATAGCTTCTCTTCCTCTACCTTCATTACCCTCAACAAATTCAAACTCTTACACTCTCAACCATAAAATTAAGACCCAAAAACATAATCTTTATCTGAATTTTTCAGAAACCAACAACACAACAACCTTATTTCCTTCTACCttatcatcatcatcgtcatcaCTTAGAAACAAAAGTAGTTGTTCTGTGTTGGCTTGTCTCCCTTCATCTTCTAGTTCTCCTTCAACTAAGCTATATGTTAGTG GGCTATCATTTCGAACAACTGAAGAGAGCTTGCGAAATGCATTTAAGAATTTCGGTCAACTTGTAGAAG TCAATCTGGTGATGGATAAAGTTGCGAATAGACCAAGAGGGTTCGGTTTCCTTCGTTATGAAACGGAAGAGGAATCGAAGAAGGCTATTGAGGGTATGCATGGAAAG TTCTTGGATGGTAGGGTCATATTTGTGGAAGTTGCCAAACCAAGATCAAAGATACAGCAGAGATTCAACCAAAACACTTTGTAG
- the LOC101509066 gene encoding LOW QUALITY PROTEIN: protein REVEILLE 7-like (The sequence of the model RefSeq protein was modified relative to this genomic sequence to represent the inferred CDS: inserted 2 bases in 1 codon), with the protein MEIKVSSVLHSILHSSGDFSSLFIVKEGFNMNSSSDFISYXSKHILNQVEGTKSTIIETESKCHSEGGEQPENVAKSQDIPSVGNGNNLTPKVRKPYTITKQREKWTDKEHQKFVDALKLYGRGWRQIEEHIGTKTAVQIRSHAQKFFSKVVREHDGSAESSIQPIVIPPPRPKRKPLHPYPRKSVDSIKGQPVPNKSETSPSVNLSVAENDTQSPTSVLSAFASEAFGSATFSEQTNRCLSPNSCTTETHPINLSPVEKENDCMTSKPSEEGEKESLATVPLSTDSKPLICMKSEISSSQETQCFKEDAANKQHITSIKLFGRTVSMIDNQKPMKEDDDDNTKPITIKSDDETNNVENEKVGQEGISGQLETQLSLTMCNGMENPNENQCVGECAADVSRWSLYQGLPAVNFKTSCNHQILNPVPLRPFLKVRTREEESSCTGSNTESVCDNTVDSQTQKHHQKSGRGFVPYKRCLAERDENSLIVAFEEREGQRARVCS; encoded by the exons ATGGAGATTAAG GTTTCATCCGTCTTACATTCAATCCTCCACTCTTCCGGAgacttttcttctcttttcatAGTAAAAGAGGGTTTCAATATGAATTCATCCAGTGACTTTATTTCTTA ATCGAAACATATTCTA AACCAAGTAGAAGGCACGAAATCGACTATAATCGAGACAGAAAGTAAGTGTCATTCCGAAGGTGGAGAACAGCCGGAAAATGTTGCGAAATCGCAGGATATACCTTCTGTTGGAAATGGAAACAACCTTACTCCCAAG GTGAGGAAACCGTATACCATCACTAAACAAAGGGAGAAGTGGACTGACAAAGAGCATCAAAAGTTCGTCGATGCTTTGAAATTGTATGGTCGTGGCTGGCGTCAAATTGAAG AACACATAGGAACCAAAACCGCGGTTCAGATTCGAAGCCATGCTCAAAAGTTTTTCTCTAag GTTGTGCGCGAACATGATGGCAGCGCCGAAAGTTCTATTCAACCGATTGTCATACCTCCTCCTCGGCCTAAGAGAAAACCCCTTCATCCGTACCCCCGCAAATCAGTTGACTCTATCAAAGGACAGCCCGTTCCAAACAAATCAGAAACATCTCCATCAGTTAATCTGTCAGTTGCAGAAAATGACACTCAATCTCCAACCTCTGTACTATCTGCATTTGCTTCCGAAGCATTTGGGTCGGCAACATTTTCTGAGCAGACTAACAGATGCCTTTCTCCAAATTCTTGCACCACCGAGACTCACCCGATCAACTTGTCGCctgttgaaaaagaaaatgattgCATGACATCCAAACCATCTGAGGAGGGAGAGAAAGAATCTCTAGCCACAGTTCCTTTATCTACCGACTCAAAGCCACTTATTTGCATG AAGTCCGAGATTAGTTCCTCTCAGGAAACTCAATGTTTCAAAGAAGATGCTGCGAATAAACAACACATCACTAGTATCAAGCTGTTTGGTAGAACAGTCTCCATGATTGATAATCAGAAACCGATGAaggaagatgatgatgataatactAAGCCGATAACTATCAAATCTGATGATGAAACGAACAATGTTGAGAATGAGAAAGTTGGTCAAGAAGGGATATCAGGGCaacttgaaacacaattatcGCTAACCATGTGTAATGGTATGGAAAACCCGAATGAAAATCAGTGCGTAGGCGAGTGTGCAGCTGATGTATCGAGGTGGAGTTTGTACCAAGGCCTTCCAGCTGTCAACTTCAAGACATCCTGCAATCATCAGATTCTTAATCCTGTGCCACTTAGGCCATTTTTGAAGGTAAGAACAAGAGAAGAAGAAAGTTCTTGCACTGGTTCTAATACTGAATCAGTTTGTGATAACACTGTTGATTCTCAAACTCAAAAACATCATCAGAAATCAGGGAGAGGGTTTGTACCATATAAAAGATGTTTAGCTGAAAGAGATGAAAATTCTTTAATTGTTGCTTTTGAAGAGAGAGAGGGACAAAGAGCTCGCGTTTGTTCATAA